Proteins found in one Oncorhynchus gorbuscha isolate QuinsamMale2020 ecotype Even-year linkage group LG15, OgorEven_v1.0, whole genome shotgun sequence genomic segment:
- the pik3r4 gene encoding phosphoinositide 3-kinase regulatory subunit 4 isoform X3: protein MGNQLAGIAPAQILSVDSYFSDIHDHEYDKSLGSTRFFKVARAKHREGLVVVKVFAIQDPSLPLTSYKQELEELKIRLHSCQNCLPFQKASLTEKAAILFRQYVRDNLYDRISTRPFLNNVEKRWLAFQILTAVDQAHKSGVRHGDIKTENVMVTSWNWVLLTDFASFKPTYLPEDNPADFNYFFDTSRRRTCYIAPERFVDGSMFTTESDQNTPLVDLTSNSQRSRGELKQAMDIFSAGCVIAELFTEGVPLFDLSQLLAYRKGHFQTEHVLMKIEDHYIRELVAQMVQREPEKRLTAEEYLKQQRGNAFPDIFYTFLQPYMAQFAKETFQSADERVLVIRKDLDNILHNLRGGGSGGSTEKPEKGDQELSVVSTKEEQGLVVLVSVITSCLQTLRSCDSKLAALELVLHLAGRLRVETLLDRITPYLLHFCSDLAPRVRAQAVRTLAKVLALVKEVPRNDVNIYPEYILPGIAHLAQDDATIVRLAYAENIAHLAETALRFLELVQENNLNMEHDLNGEDTEETLHPNENYDSELQALHEMVQQKVVTLLSDSENIVKQSLMENGITRLCVFFGRQKANDVLLSHMITFLNDKNDWHLRGAFFDSIVGVAAYVGWQSSSILKPLLQQGLSDAEEFVIYKALNSLTCMCQLGLLQKPHIYEFVSDIAPFLCHPNLWIRYGAVGFITVVAQHLNIADVYCKLMPHLNPFITQPIIQIDKEIVLLSVLKEPVSRSIFDYSLRSKDIASLFRHLLLRQKKRSGSLPECPIPEDPAIAQLLKKLLSQGMTEAEEDKLLALKDFMLKSNKAKANMGDQSHLGEAVQSGVIDLATLGIMGRQVDLVKPKQEAEDKRARKHTKQDSNMNEEWKSMFGSQESAATAPQLPAVPEGAGTQTRKTTASLGVPVGQSAGAVSTYQRRLNTCKAELQHLVQQKREQCSAERMAKQMMESAEWESRPPPPGWHPKGLLVAHLHEHKSAVNRIRVSDEHSIFATASNDGTVKVWDSQKMEGKTTTTRSVLTYSRIGGHVKTLTFCQGSHYLAAASDNGSIQLLAIEANKPPKSPKVNPFQTRFLDQKDDGCVVDVHHFNSGAQSVLAYATVNGSLVGWDLRSNSNAWTLRHDLRLGLITSFTVDMHQCWLCLGTSNGTMACWDMRFQLPISNHSHPTRARIRRLLMHPLYQSSVIAAVQGNNEVSMWDMETGDRKFTLWASSAPPLSEMQPSPHSVHGIYCSPADGNPLLLTAGSDMRIRFWDLAYPERSYIVAGGANEPLHCPSVLYSRKIIEGTEVVQEIHSKQKSGATEDAPRRGPESLPVGHHDIITDIATFQTTQGFIVTSSRDGIVKVWK from the exons ATGGGGAATCAGCTGGCAGGGATCGCTCCTGCCCAGATCCTATCTGTCGACAGCTACTTCTCTGACATCCATGATCACGAGTACGACAAGAGCCTGGGCAGCACGCGCTTCTTTAAGGTGGCCCGCGCCAAGCACAGGGAAGGCCTGGTGGTGGTGAAGGTGTTTGCCATCCAGGACCCATCTCTACCTCTCACCAGCTACAAGCAGGAGCTGGAGGAGCTAAAGATCAGACTGCACTCGTGCCAGAACTGCCTGCCCTTCCAGAAGGCCTCCCTCACTGAGAAAGCAGCCATCCTCTTCCGCCAGTATGTCCGGGACAACTTATATGATCGCATCAGCACGCGACCCTTCCTCAACAATGTGGAGAAGCGCTGGCTAGCCTTCCAGATCCTCACCGCCGTAGACCAGGCGCACAAATCGGGCGTGCGCCACGGTGACATTAAGACAGAAAACGTGATGGTGACCAGCTGGAACTGGGTGCTGCTCACTGACTTTGCCAGCTTCAAGCCCACCTATCTGCCTGAGGACAACCCAGCTGACTTTAATTACTTCTTTGACACGTCTCGACGGAGGACATGTTACATCGCCCCCGAGAGGTTTGTGGATGGGAGTATGTTCACCACAGAGAGCGACCAGAATACCCCTCTGGTGGACCTCACCAGCAACAGccagaggagcaggggagagctcAAACAGGCAATGGATATCTTCTCAGCAG GTTGTGTCATCGCAGAGCTCTTCACAGAGGGAGTACCACTGTTTGATCTCTCCCAACTTCTGGCGTATCGCAAAGGACACTTCCAGACAGAGCATGTTCTCATGAAAATAGAAGACCATTACATCAGAGAACTA GTGGCCCAGATGGTGCAGCGGGAGCCGGAGAAGCGTCTGACTGCGGAGGAGTACCTGAAGCAGCAGAGAGGTAACGCCTTCCCAGACATCTTCTATACCTTTCTGCAGCCCTACATGGCCCAGTTTGCCAAGGAGACCTTCCAGTCGGCAGACGAGCGTGTGCTGGTCATCCGCAAGGACCTGGATAACATCCTCCATAACCTCCGCGGGGGAGGGTCAGGTGGGTCGACGGAGAAGCCTGAGAAGGGGGACCAGGAGTTGAGTGTGGTGTCGACCAAGGAGGAGCAGGGTCTGGTGGTGCTGGTGTCTGTCATCACCTCCTGCCTTCAGACGCTGCGTTCGTGCGACTCCAAGCTGGCGGCTCTGGAGCTGGTGCTGCACCTGGCGGGCCGCCTCAGGGTGGAGACGCTGCTGGACCGCATCACGCCATACCTGCTGCACTTCTGCAGCGACCTGGCGCCACGGGTTAGGGCCCAGGCCGTGCGCACCCTAGCCAAGGTGCTGGCGCTGGTGAAGGAGGTTCCCCGTAACGATGTCAACATCTACCCAGAGTACATCCTGCCAGGCATCGCCCACCTGGCGCAGGACGACGCCACCATCGTCAGGCTGGCATACGCAG aGAACATAGCCCACCTGGCTGAGACAGCTTTGCGTTTTTTAGAGCTTGTTCAGGAGAATAACCTGAATATGGAGCACGACTTGAATggggaggacacagaggagaCCCTCCACCCTAATGAGAACTACGACTCTG agctgcaggCGCTTCATGAGATGGTGCAGCAGAAGGTGGTTACGTTACTGAGTGACTCTGAGAACATCGTCAAGCAGTCGCTGATGGAGAATGGCATCACGCGGCTCTGCGTCTTCTTCGGCCGGCAGAAGGCCAACGACGTGCTTCTGTCCCACATGATCACTTTCCTGAATGACAAGAATGACTGGCACCTCAGGGGAGCCTTCTTCGACAGCATCGTGG GTGTGGCGGCGTACGTGGGCTGGCAGAGCTCATCCATCCTGAAGCCCCTCCTGCAGCAGGGTCTGAGTGATGCGGAGGAGTTTGTCATCTACAAGGCCCTCAACTCTCTCACCTGCATGTGCCAGCTGGGCCTGCTGCAGAAACCACACATCTACGAGTTTGTCAGTGACATCG CCCCATTCCTGTGCCACCCCAACCTGTGGATCCGCTATGGGGCGGTGGGCTTCATCACCGTGGTGGCCCAGCATCTCAACATAGCAGACGTCTACTGCAAACTGATGCCTCACCTCAACCCCTTCATCACCCAGCCCATCATACAG ATTGATAAAGAGATAGTACTTCTGAGTGTGCTGAAGGAGCCAGTGAGCCGCTCCATCTTCGACTACTCCCTGCGCTCCAAAGACATCGCCAGCCTCTTCCGCCACCTGCTGCTGCGGCAGAAGAAGCGCAGCGGCTCACTCCCAGAATGCCCCATTCCGGAGGACCCCGCCATTGCCCAGCTGCTTAAGAAACTGCTCTCTCAG GGGATGACGGAGGCTGAAGAGGACAAGCTGCTAGCACTGAAGGACTTCATGCTCAAGTCCAACAAGGCCAAGGCCAACATGGGAGACCAGAGCCACCTTGGGGAGGCAGTCCAGAGTGGGGTCATTGACCTGGCCACGCTGGGCATCATGGGACGCCAGGTGGACCTGGTCAAACCTAAACAGGAGGCCGAGGACAAGAGAG CCCGGAAACACACCAAACAGGACTCCAACATGAATGAAGAGTGGAAGAGCATGTTTGGCTCTCAGGAGTCAGCGGCTACGGCACCACAGCTCCCCGCG GTGCCTGAAGGGGCGGGGACTCAGACCAGGAAGACCACAGCCTCCCTTGGTGTCCCTGTGGGGCAGTCTGCAGGCGCTGTCTCAACCTATCAGCGTCGTCTCAACACGTGCAAGGCGGAGCTTCAACATCTGGTGCAGCAGAAAAGGGAGCAGTGCAGCGCAGAGCGCATGGCCAAGCAGATGATGGAGAGCGCTGAATGGGAGAGTCGTCCGCCTCCACCAG GGTGGCACCCTAAGGGTCTTCTAGTGGCCCACCTCCATGAGCACAAGTCTGCTGTCAACCGTATCCGTGTGTCAGACGAGCACTCCATCTTCGCCACGGCCTCCAACGACGGCACCGTCAAGGTCTGGGACAGCCAGAAGATGGAGGGCAAAACCACTACCACCAG GTCAGTGCTGACGTACTCCCGCATCGGGGGCCACGTGAAGACGTTGACCTTCTGTCAGGGGTCACACTACCTGGCTGCTGCCTCAGACAACGGTTCCATCCAGCTCCTGGCCATCGAGGCCAACAAGCCCCCCAAATCACCCAAAGTTAACCCCTTTCAGACCAG GTTCCTGGACCAGAAggatgacggctgcgtggtgGACGTCCACCATTTTAATTCTGGAGCCCAATCTGTGCTGGCCTACGCCACGGTGAACGGCTCCCTGGTGGGCTGGGACCTGCGCTCCAACTCCAACGCCTGGACCCTCCGCCACGACCTCCGCCTGGGCCTCATCACCTCCTTCACCGTGGACATGCACCAGTGCTGGCTCTGCCTGG GTACAAGCAACGGCACTATGGCATGCTGGGACATGCGGTTCCAGCTCCCCATCTCAAACCACTCCCACCCTACCCGAGCACGAATCAGACGGCTGCTCATGCACCCGCTCTACCAATCCTCCGTCATTGCTG CGGTCCAGGGCAACAATGAGGTATCCATGTGGGACATGGAGACTGGGGACAGGAAGTTCACGCTGTGGGCCagctctgctccccctctctcagagatGCAGCCGTCCCCCCACAGTGTCCATGGGATCTACTGCAGCCCTGCAGACGGAaaccccctcctcctcacagctggcTCCGACATGAGAATCAG GTTCTGGGACTTGGCTTACCCAGAGAGGTCCTACATCGTGGCAGGTGGAGCCAATGAACCGCTGCACTGTCCCTCAGTCCTCTACAGCCGCAAGATCATCGAGGGCACCGAGGTTGTACAG GAGATCCACAGCAAACAGAAGAGTGGAGCCACAGAGGACGCACCCCGCAGGGGCCCAGAGTCCCTCCCCGTGGGCCACCATGACATCATCACTGACATCGCCACTTTCCAGACCACACAGGGCTTCATCGTCACTTCGTCCAGAGACGGCATCGTCAAAGTCTGGAAATAA